One Phycisphaera mikurensis NBRC 102666 DNA window includes the following coding sequences:
- a CDS encoding FtsK/SpoIIIE family DNA translocase, with protein sequence MAETSVSIRRSAPRKTTATRRKPATRSRAKAPPKLTAAQKRHRAAAFLAVCWSVAALAWVLAGLALGSHDPADAPAHALGVTNVQPNNWVGAAGAAFSHRAVLVLGPGVWVAYAAAGLWLAATAAGRRPDQSILRLAGVGLMTAAGAGLASVGHASFSATGPVTPEGPGGLLGLFLQDELVPRFAGLGAMLILGVVFWVGAVLAADRWVLLIPRLAGAALLKALNASRVTLPPVATAAGNAAQTAVGAAQGLRFPRIGVDAGDPAPPARANDVDDDFRPSPAGGDDGEDPEEDHEEDEPAAPRRSLARYLPKRKPAEPEPEDSDEEDVGAPAAYVASKKAAVPGAPAEGEPPPLDAAALKAKMAKLPVNFAPKIDAASAAAPEPGDGAGLDAGENEPVDLSGYRFPGVDLLVEPEGSFREHLESYIRRQGEALQNALNEFGIQAEVVNVDSGPVITLFEIRLAPGTKVSRISAIDSDVARALKAPNIRVVANMAGKDTVGIEVPNEEKERVRLRELLTANPGALEKMKLPMFLGKDASGNPLIQDLNAMPHMLIAGTTGSGKSVCMNSIIMSFLLTKKPDELKLVLVDPKMVEMSQFKSIPHLMCPVVTEMSKAAAILEWAVTKMDERYELLAEAGVRDIASYNELGIEELIERMEPASDEEESRIPRKLPYLVFIIDELADLMMTNKEVESHIVRIAQKARAVGMHLILATQRPSANVVTGLIKSNMPCRVCMKVNSGMDSRIILDAKGGELLLGHGDMLFVSPRSSELVRAQGTLVDDHEIRKCTRFLKEISSQSFEQSLVQLKKVDEEEGEEQAFADRDPLFDKAVEVVLETQRGSVSLLQRKLTIGYARSSRIIEQMERYGIIGGHKTAQARKVLVTPEEWEAMIELARKEAAGGESADGVGSDDAEQEVPEVATAAGSSDSDGWEEADEADEEDGGWSDAEASIDTR encoded by the coding sequence ATGGCCGAAACGTCCGTCTCGATCCGCCGGTCTGCGCCCCGCAAAACCACCGCGACCCGCCGGAAGCCGGCCACGCGGAGCCGAGCCAAGGCTCCGCCGAAGCTGACGGCCGCCCAGAAGCGCCACCGCGCGGCGGCCTTCCTGGCGGTGTGCTGGAGCGTGGCGGCGCTGGCCTGGGTGCTGGCGGGCCTCGCGCTGGGCAGCCACGACCCGGCGGACGCGCCCGCCCACGCGCTGGGCGTGACGAACGTCCAGCCCAACAACTGGGTGGGCGCAGCGGGCGCGGCCTTCTCGCACCGGGCGGTGCTGGTGCTCGGGCCCGGCGTGTGGGTGGCCTACGCCGCCGCGGGCCTGTGGCTGGCGGCCACGGCGGCGGGCCGCCGGCCCGATCAATCGATCCTCCGGCTCGCGGGCGTCGGGCTGATGACCGCCGCCGGCGCCGGCCTCGCCTCCGTCGGTCACGCCAGCTTCTCGGCGACCGGGCCGGTCACCCCCGAGGGCCCCGGCGGCCTGCTCGGGCTCTTCCTCCAGGACGAGCTGGTGCCGCGTTTCGCGGGGCTCGGGGCGATGCTCATCCTGGGGGTCGTGTTCTGGGTCGGCGCCGTGCTCGCGGCCGACCGCTGGGTGCTGCTGATCCCGCGGCTCGCCGGCGCCGCGCTGCTCAAGGCGCTCAACGCCTCCCGCGTCACGCTCCCGCCGGTCGCGACCGCCGCGGGCAACGCGGCGCAGACCGCCGTCGGCGCGGCCCAGGGCCTCCGCTTCCCGCGGATCGGCGTGGACGCGGGCGACCCCGCCCCCCCGGCCCGGGCCAACGACGTCGACGACGACTTCCGCCCTTCCCCCGCGGGTGGCGACGACGGGGAGGACCCGGAGGAGGACCACGAGGAAGACGAGCCCGCGGCCCCCCGCCGCTCCCTCGCCCGCTACCTCCCCAAGCGGAAGCCCGCCGAGCCGGAGCCGGAGGACTCCGACGAGGAGGACGTCGGCGCCCCGGCCGCCTACGTCGCCTCGAAGAAGGCGGCCGTGCCGGGGGCGCCCGCCGAGGGCGAGCCGCCCCCGCTCGACGCCGCCGCACTCAAGGCGAAGATGGCGAAGCTGCCGGTGAACTTCGCTCCGAAGATCGACGCCGCCAGCGCGGCCGCCCCGGAGCCCGGGGACGGCGCCGGCCTGGACGCGGGCGAGAACGAGCCCGTGGACCTCTCCGGCTACCGCTTCCCCGGGGTGGACCTGCTGGTCGAGCCCGAGGGCAGCTTCCGCGAGCACCTCGAGAGCTACATCCGCCGGCAGGGCGAGGCGCTGCAGAACGCGCTCAACGAGTTCGGCATCCAGGCGGAGGTCGTCAACGTCGACAGCGGCCCGGTGATCACGCTCTTCGAGATCCGCCTCGCCCCGGGCACCAAGGTCTCGCGCATCAGCGCCATCGACAGCGACGTCGCCCGGGCGCTCAAGGCCCCGAACATCCGGGTGGTCGCGAACATGGCCGGCAAGGACACAGTGGGCATCGAGGTGCCCAACGAAGAGAAGGAGCGGGTCCGCCTGCGTGAGCTGCTCACCGCGAACCCGGGGGCGCTGGAGAAGATGAAGCTGCCGATGTTCCTGGGCAAGGACGCCAGCGGGAACCCGCTGATCCAGGACCTCAACGCGATGCCGCACATGCTCATCGCCGGCACCACCGGCTCGGGCAAGTCGGTGTGCATGAACTCGATCATCATGAGCTTCCTGCTCACCAAGAAGCCCGACGAGCTCAAGCTCGTGCTGGTCGACCCCAAGATGGTGGAGATGTCTCAGTTCAAGAGCATCCCGCACCTGATGTGCCCGGTCGTCACGGAGATGAGCAAGGCGGCGGCCATCCTCGAGTGGGCCGTGACCAAGATGGACGAGCGCTACGAGCTGCTGGCCGAGGCCGGCGTCCGCGACATCGCCAGCTACAACGAGCTGGGGATCGAGGAGCTCATCGAGCGGATGGAGCCCGCCTCCGACGAGGAGGAGTCGAGGATCCCGCGGAAGCTGCCGTACCTGGTCTTCATCATCGACGAGCTCGCCGACCTGATGATGACCAACAAGGAGGTCGAGTCGCACATCGTGCGGATCGCCCAGAAGGCCCGCGCAGTCGGCATGCACCTGATCCTGGCGACGCAGCGTCCGTCGGCGAACGTGGTGACCGGGCTGATCAAGTCGAACATGCCCTGCCGGGTGTGCATGAAGGTCAACAGCGGCATGGACAGCCGCATCATCCTCGACGCCAAGGGCGGCGAGCTCTTGCTCGGCCACGGCGACATGCTCTTCGTGTCGCCGCGGAGCAGCGAGCTGGTGCGGGCCCAGGGCACGCTGGTCGACGACCACGAGATCCGCAAGTGCACGCGCTTCTTGAAGGAGATCTCCAGCCAGAGCTTCGAGCAGAGCCTCGTGCAGCTCAAGAAGGTGGACGAGGAGGAGGGCGAGGAGCAGGCCTTCGCCGACCGCGACCCGCTCTTCGACAAGGCCGTGGAGGTGGTGCTGGAGACGCAGCGCGGCTCGGTGTCGCTGCTGCAGCGGAAGCTGACGATCGGCTACGCGCGCTCGTCGCGGATCATCGAGCAGATGGAGCGCTACGGGATCATCGGCGGGCACAAGACCGCACAAGCCCGCAAGGTCCTGGTCACGCCCGAGGAGTGGGAGGCGATGATCGAGCTGGCGCGGAAGGAAGCGGCGGGTGGCGAGAGCGCCGACGGCGTCGGGAGCGACGACGCCGAGCAGGAGGTGCCGGAGGTGGCGACGGCCGCGGGATCCTCGGATTCGGACGGCTGGGAGGAGGCCGACGAAGCGGACGAGGAGGACGGCGGCTGGAGCGACGCCGAGGCCTCCATCGACACGCGGTAG
- a CDS encoding HU family DNA-binding protein, which translates to MSTVTKKELIEHIAQATNHKRVIVKQVVQEFLDQVIVELGQDNRLEFRDFGVFEVKLRQPRMAQNPKTLEPVWVPAKRSVRFKTGRQMRHVLAERDAADAPPGGGADHDGAGVGGDRSGGGSASTA; encoded by the coding sequence ATGAGCACGGTAACGAAGAAGGAGTTGATCGAACACATTGCGCAAGCCACCAACCACAAGCGGGTGATCGTCAAGCAGGTGGTGCAGGAGTTCCTCGACCAGGTGATCGTGGAGCTCGGGCAGGACAACCGCCTCGAGTTCCGGGACTTCGGCGTCTTCGAGGTGAAGCTGCGACAGCCGCGGATGGCGCAGAACCCCAAGACGCTCGAGCCGGTTTGGGTGCCCGCCAAGCGGAGCGTCCGCTTCAAGACCGGGCGCCAGATGCGGCACGTGCTCGCGGAGCGGGACGCCGCCGACGCGCCCCCGGGCGGCGGTGCCGACCACGACGGAGCCGGCGTCGGGGGGGACCGATCCGGTGGCGGGTCGGCCTCGACCGCTTGA
- a CDS encoding manganese catalase family protein, with amino-acid sequence MFYQDDKLQYEVKCGKPDPRFAVLLQQAIGGVEGEIRVAMQYMFQAFGAQGPKKYRDMLMETAAEELGHIEMLAHAVALNLKGAPTKLTDEMAAKDGAVAAALGGMSPRQYLSTGLHALPQDSQGTPFDASHVYASGNIAADMLANVVAESTGRALACRLHHAANCSDMKDMLKYLIARDTMHQNQWLAAWEELGGVKQHPIPDTFPMDEEMREVSYKFLGFKKDGGPPPRGRWSEGESIDGKGEFSSEVWEPRGQTPDLGMAPPAAYAQTSQTEASAKSVAKGVKKAVKNAVTPDPKKKSRASKKKTT; translated from the coding sequence ATGTTTTATCAGGACGACAAGCTCCAGTACGAGGTCAAGTGCGGCAAGCCGGACCCCCGCTTCGCCGTGCTGCTCCAGCAGGCGATCGGTGGCGTGGAGGGCGAGATCCGCGTCGCGATGCAGTACATGTTCCAGGCCTTCGGCGCGCAGGGGCCCAAGAAGTACCGCGACATGCTGATGGAGACGGCGGCCGAGGAGCTGGGTCACATCGAGATGCTCGCCCACGCGGTGGCCCTCAACTTGAAGGGCGCCCCCACGAAGCTCACCGACGAGATGGCCGCCAAGGACGGGGCGGTCGCCGCCGCGCTCGGCGGCATGAGCCCGAGGCAGTACCTCTCCACGGGCCTGCACGCGCTGCCGCAGGACAGCCAGGGCACGCCCTTCGACGCGAGCCACGTCTACGCGAGCGGCAACATCGCGGCGGACATGCTCGCCAACGTCGTCGCCGAGAGCACCGGCCGGGCGCTGGCCTGCCGCCTGCACCACGCGGCGAACTGCAGCGACATGAAGGACATGCTGAAGTACCTGATCGCCCGCGACACGATGCACCAGAATCAGTGGCTCGCGGCGTGGGAGGAGCTCGGCGGCGTCAAGCAGCATCCGATCCCGGACACATTCCCGATGGATGAGGAGATGCGGGAGGTCTCGTACAAGTTCCTCGGCTTCAAGAAGGATGGCGGCCCGCCGCCGCGGGGCCGATGGAGCGAGGGCGAGTCCATCGACGGCAAGGGCGAGTTCAGCAGCGAGGTCTGGGAACCCCGCGGCCAGACGCCCGACCTGGGGATGGCGCCGCCGGCGGCCTACGCGCAGACGAGCCAGACCGAGGCCTCCGCGAAGTCCGTCGCCAAGGGTGTGAAGAAGGCGGTCAAGAACGCCGTGACGCCGGACCCCAAGAAGAAGAGCCGGGCGTCGAAGAAGAAGACGACCTGA
- the cimA gene encoding citramalate synthase: MNSSKRRVELYDTTLRDGTQGAGVSLSLVDKIELTRLLDQAGFDYVEGGYPLSNPKDAAYFEKVRGLALRHAKVVAFGMTRRRGVAAAEDEGMRALVAAGTPVIAIVGKTWDLHVKEVLRVSEEENLAMIEDSVRHCVEAPGVEAVFYDAEHFFDGWNANRAYALETLRAAARGGASRLVLCDTNGGSLPGFIAEAVAAAEEAVAAEFPGLRGGVAIHPHNDAGLAVANALSAVAAGAVQVQGTINGIGERCGNVDLITVAANLVFKLGHDCLRPGALAGLRTLSRAVDARAQLAPQPGQPWVGDNAFTHKGGMHVHAVQRIAHSYEHADPASVGNQRRILVSELSGASNIAATLGARLGIDADRPLQRQLLERVQDLEHAGYQFENAQASLELLARGLMGQRVDFWTLDHYRCIIHRRGGRAGGPPGGINTEAVVRMTIDGVEEHRVAGGDGPINALDGALRKCLRDHHPGIDRLHLADFSVRAVNPTAESAAKVRVVIRFDVRGGGDDASFGTTGVNENIVDACFEALSDAFRHFLADQASRPA; this comes from the coding sequence ATGAATTCCTCGAAACGCCGGGTTGAACTGTACGACACGACACTGCGGGACGGGACGCAGGGCGCCGGCGTCTCCCTGTCCCTCGTGGACAAGATCGAGCTCACCCGGCTGCTCGACCAGGCCGGCTTCGACTACGTCGAGGGCGGCTACCCGCTGTCCAACCCCAAGGACGCCGCCTACTTCGAGAAGGTCCGCGGCCTGGCGCTGCGTCACGCGAAGGTGGTTGCCTTCGGCATGACCCGCCGCCGCGGCGTCGCCGCGGCCGAGGACGAGGGCATGCGCGCCCTCGTCGCCGCCGGCACGCCGGTCATCGCCATCGTCGGCAAGACGTGGGACCTCCACGTGAAGGAGGTGCTCCGCGTGAGCGAGGAGGAGAACCTCGCGATGATCGAGGACTCGGTCCGCCACTGCGTGGAAGCGCCCGGCGTGGAGGCCGTCTTCTACGACGCCGAGCACTTCTTCGACGGCTGGAACGCCAACCGGGCTTACGCCCTCGAGACGCTGCGGGCGGCCGCCCGGGGCGGCGCCTCCCGGCTGGTGCTCTGCGACACCAACGGCGGTTCGCTCCCCGGCTTCATCGCCGAAGCGGTCGCCGCGGCCGAGGAGGCCGTCGCCGCCGAATTTCCGGGCCTCCGCGGCGGTGTCGCCATCCACCCGCACAACGACGCCGGCCTCGCCGTCGCCAACGCGCTCTCCGCCGTGGCCGCCGGCGCCGTGCAGGTCCAGGGCACCATCAACGGCATCGGCGAGCGGTGCGGCAACGTCGACCTCATCACCGTCGCGGCCAACCTCGTCTTCAAGCTCGGCCACGACTGCCTCCGCCCCGGCGCCCTCGCCGGCCTGCGGACGCTCTCCCGCGCGGTCGACGCCCGCGCCCAGCTCGCCCCGCAGCCCGGGCAGCCGTGGGTCGGCGACAACGCCTTCACGCACAAAGGCGGCATGCACGTGCACGCCGTCCAGCGGATCGCCCACAGCTACGAGCACGCCGACCCCGCCAGCGTCGGCAACCAGCGCCGCATCCTGGTCAGCGAGCTCTCGGGCGCCAGCAACATCGCCGCGACGCTTGGCGCCCGCCTGGGCATCGACGCCGACCGCCCGCTGCAGCGGCAGCTGCTGGAGCGCGTGCAGGACCTCGAGCACGCCGGCTACCAGTTCGAGAACGCGCAGGCCTCGCTCGAGCTGCTGGCCCGCGGGCTCATGGGCCAGCGCGTGGACTTCTGGACGCTCGACCACTACCGCTGCATCATCCACCGGCGCGGCGGCCGGGCGGGCGGCCCCCCCGGCGGCATCAACACCGAAGCCGTTGTCCGGATGACGATCGACGGCGTGGAGGAGCACCGCGTCGCCGGCGGCGACGGCCCGATCAACGCGCTCGACGGGGCACTCCGCAAGTGCCTCCGCGACCACCACCCCGGCATCGACCGCCTGCACCTGGCGGACTTCTCCGTCCGGGCCGTCAACCCCACGGCCGAGAGCGCCGCGAAGGTCCGCGTGGTGATCCGCTTCGACGTCCGCGGGGGCGGCGACGACGCGTCCTTCGGCACGACCGGCGTCAACGAGAACATCGTGGATGCGTGCTTTGAAGCGCTCTCGGACGCGTTCCGGCACTTCCTCGCCGATCAGGCCTCGCGCCCGGCCTGA
- the def gene encoding peptide deformylase: protein MGVDLDSLTIRHHPDPVLRERCRPVDAAGEEARAVARRMIELMHAAPGVGLAAPQVGLPWRLFVANWSGDEGDDHVFFNPVLSDASAATAAKEEGCLSLPEVQVEVTRPREVTIRAVGLDGEAFQRTASGFPARVWQHECDHLDGVMILDKMTRLDRLANRRAIADLVNAAG, encoded by the coding sequence ATGGGCGTGGACCTCGACAGCCTGACGATCCGCCACCACCCCGATCCGGTGCTGAGGGAACGCTGCAGGCCGGTCGACGCGGCCGGCGAGGAGGCGCGGGCGGTGGCCCGCCGGATGATCGAGCTCATGCACGCCGCTCCCGGCGTGGGCCTCGCGGCGCCGCAGGTGGGCTTGCCCTGGCGGCTGTTCGTGGCGAACTGGTCGGGCGATGAGGGCGACGACCACGTCTTCTTCAACCCGGTCCTCAGCGACGCGAGCGCCGCGACCGCGGCGAAGGAGGAGGGCTGCCTGTCGCTGCCGGAGGTGCAGGTGGAGGTGACGCGGCCGCGGGAAGTGACGATCCGCGCGGTGGGCCTGGACGGTGAAGCGTTCCAGCGGACGGCCTCGGGCTTCCCCGCGCGCGTCTGGCAGCACGAGTGCGACCACCTCGACGGCGTGATGATCCTCGACAAGATGACCCGGCTGGACCGGCTGGCCAACCGCCGCGCGATCGCGGACCTGGTGAACGCGGCGGGCTGA
- a CDS encoding 3-hydroxyacyl-ACP dehydratase FabZ family protein yields MPFPMLDPGTAVRDGDTLTASRAVTEADDFLDDHFPGFPILPGVMMLEGLVQAASAWVDAAGLRPAEAEPLVVQEVKKVTYAAMVRRGETLEVTVDLKKREEGDRFTFQGTGRVNGREAVKGRFVLVPAVRPAVG; encoded by the coding sequence ATGCCCTTCCCCATGCTCGACCCCGGCACCGCCGTCCGCGACGGCGACACGCTCACCGCCTCTCGGGCGGTCACCGAGGCGGACGACTTCCTCGACGACCACTTCCCCGGTTTCCCGATCCTCCCCGGGGTGATGATGCTCGAGGGGCTCGTGCAGGCCGCGAGCGCCTGGGTGGACGCGGCCGGGCTGCGGCCCGCCGAGGCCGAGCCGCTGGTGGTGCAGGAGGTCAAGAAGGTCACCTACGCCGCGATGGTGCGCCGAGGCGAGACGCTGGAGGTGACCGTCGACCTGAAGAAGCGCGAGGAGGGCGACCGCTTCACCTTTCAAGGCACCGGCCGGGTCAACGGCCGCGAGGCGGTGAAGGGACGCTTCGTGCTCGTTCCCGCGGTGCGTCCGGCCGTCGGCTGA
- a CDS encoding FHA domain-containing protein, whose product MLRLILMNGDERGTHFDVSGDPPRLIGRNSLGLKVADRRMSRSHAEIFRKGSVWLLRDLGSSNGTHVNGERIAKLKQLKTGDRIKVGQTSLQVGWIEGDTQADAPLADDPAATDVGGEAVEAKPDAPSGAGADGALGEAPEAPADAAAEAVEAEADPGPPAEAEAPAAVDVWGEVVEGGPADRPANSKRRKRPAEPVPAGGFDEAAFDDAFGLSDDEDAFDVGEEPDAGGSAGPGRRAAGLAATLGAAGGAQPRPVEARGEAFTPESVEELDAAAQRPGAPPASASDELEAWEIEDAVSAPGGGAAGGAQPPGPAADPPADPAEPGAEPDAEDAGLAALLGADADEGDEAGQAVGITLEEDEPGPPAEEDRGKVAAVAADAADAADAADAADAEAAEAAEDAAVPEGGGVLAEPEAGPPVDADGPEASPEPAAPPARPATQERPLARDRGLPPAVILLVGGIAGAALLGAGGLVAWRTGAIGAGASDPTPRVAAAPPPPSPPPEAGAAPGPAAEPVPAAGLGPPALAEAPRVRRPAPPPPSADPRPAVAEALADAAPAGDSPGSSAEGSALPAASSPLENGPALALGPARPTAGPAARLGSAADLQAVINAAQGRDRPAPPAPPPAAGPGTAPEPASDPAPDPAPSPQPDAEEAADALAAALAASEPAAAATPMEVPAPPASMLAAADPPPAEPAEGVSPGVAEALGGGGDLAFLVDTSGSMVDSMPQVRRWLREAIGRLEPGRRFDVVALGHDGAASAFAACRPADAASRGAAVAWMEEALASPFGRADPRAGVELAVAAGARRLVLLADDTFGGRAAAADTAAAADELLAAAGPEAGLFAVQFNYPAPEGLLARLGRGERAGYVFVESVNDLDPGFDASILLP is encoded by the coding sequence TTGCTGCGCCTGATCCTGATGAACGGCGACGAGCGCGGCACCCACTTCGACGTGTCGGGCGACCCGCCACGCCTGATCGGTCGCAACTCGCTGGGCCTGAAGGTGGCCGACCGGCGGATGAGCCGCAGCCACGCGGAGATCTTCCGCAAAGGGAGCGTGTGGCTGCTCCGCGACCTGGGCAGCAGCAACGGGACGCACGTCAACGGCGAGCGGATCGCCAAGCTCAAGCAGCTCAAAACCGGCGACCGGATCAAGGTCGGCCAGACGTCGCTGCAGGTGGGGTGGATCGAGGGCGACACCCAAGCCGACGCCCCCTTGGCGGACGATCCTGCCGCGACCGACGTGGGCGGGGAGGCGGTGGAGGCGAAGCCGGACGCTCCGTCGGGCGCCGGTGCGGACGGGGCGCTGGGGGAGGCCCCGGAAGCTCCGGCGGATGCAGCCGCGGAGGCGGTGGAGGCCGAGGCGGATCCGGGGCCCCCGGCCGAAGCGGAAGCTCCCGCGGCCGTCGACGTCTGGGGTGAAGTGGTGGAGGGCGGGCCGGCGGACCGCCCGGCGAACAGCAAGCGCCGCAAGCGGCCGGCGGAGCCGGTGCCGGCGGGCGGCTTCGACGAGGCGGCCTTCGACGACGCCTTCGGCTTGAGCGACGACGAGGACGCCTTCGACGTCGGCGAGGAGCCCGACGCCGGGGGCTCCGCCGGGCCGGGCCGCCGGGCGGCCGGGCTCGCGGCGACGCTCGGAGCGGCGGGCGGGGCCCAGCCGCGTCCGGTGGAGGCCCGCGGCGAGGCCTTCACCCCCGAGAGCGTGGAGGAGCTGGACGCGGCCGCCCAGCGGCCCGGGGCGCCGCCGGCTTCCGCTTCGGACGAGCTGGAGGCGTGGGAGATCGAGGACGCCGTTTCCGCTCCCGGTGGCGGGGCCGCCGGAGGCGCGCAGCCCCCCGGGCCTGCCGCGGATCCGCCCGCCGATCCCGCCGAGCCCGGCGCCGAGCCCGACGCCGAGGACGCGGGCCTCGCGGCGCTGCTCGGGGCGGACGCGGACGAGGGTGACGAAGCGGGCCAGGCGGTCGGCATCACCCTCGAAGAGGACGAGCCGGGCCCGCCCGCCGAAGAAGACCGGGGTAAGGTCGCGGCGGTCGCGGCGGACGCGGCGGACGCGGCGGACGCGGCGGACGCGGCGGATGCGGAGGCTGCGGAGGCTGCGGAGGACGCGGCGGTGCCGGAGGGCGGCGGGGTTCTCGCGGAACCGGAGGCCGGGCCGCCGGTCGATGCCGACGGACCCGAGGCGTCCCCCGAGCCCGCGGCACCGCCCGCCCGGCCGGCGACGCAGGAGCGCCCGCTCGCCCGCGATCGCGGGCTCCCGCCGGCGGTGATCCTGCTCGTGGGGGGCATCGCCGGGGCGGCGCTGCTGGGGGCCGGCGGCCTCGTCGCCTGGCGGACGGGCGCTATCGGCGCGGGGGCCTCCGACCCCACGCCGCGGGTCGCCGCGGCGCCACCCCCACCTTCACCGCCGCCGGAAGCGGGTGCGGCGCCCGGGCCGGCCGCGGAGCCGGTGCCGGCCGCGGGGCTGGGGCCCCCCGCGCTGGCGGAGGCCCCGCGGGTCCGCCGTCCCGCGCCGCCGCCTCCTTCCGCGGACCCCCGACCCGCGGTGGCCGAGGCGCTCGCGGACGCCGCGCCCGCCGGCGATTCTCCCGGATCCTCCGCCGAAGGTTCGGCGCTCCCGGCCGCCTCCTCGCCCCTTGAGAACGGCCCGGCGCTGGCCCTGGGCCCGGCGCGGCCGACGGCCGGACCGGCCGCCCGCCTCGGCAGCGCGGCCGACCTGCAGGCCGTCATCAACGCCGCGCAGGGACGCGACCGGCCCGCGCCGCCGGCACCGCCGCCCGCGGCCGGCCCGGGGACCGCCCCCGAACCCGCCTCCGACCCCGCCCCCGACCCCGCTCCTTCTCCCCAGCCCGACGCGGAGGAGGCCGCGGACGCCCTCGCGGCCGCCCTCGCCGCCTCCGAGCCCGCCGCCGCGGCGACGCCGATGGAGGTGCCGGCGCCGCCGGCGTCGATGCTCGCGGCCGCCGACCCGCCGCCCGCGGAGCCCGCCGAGGGCGTCTCGCCGGGCGTTGCCGAGGCCCTCGGCGGCGGCGGCGACCTCGCCTTCCTCGTCGACACCTCGGGCAGCATGGTCGACTCCATGCCGCAAGTCCGCCGCTGGCTGCGGGAGGCGATCGGCCGCCTGGAGCCGGGCCGCCGCTTCGACGTCGTCGCCCTCGGCCACGACGGGGCGGCTTCCGCCTTCGCGGCCTGCCGCCCCGCCGACGCCGCGTCCCGCGGGGCCGCCGTGGCCTGGATGGAGGAGGCGCTCGCCTCGCCCTTCGGCCGGGCGGATCCGCGGGCCGGCGTCGAGCTCGCGGTCGCCGCCGGGGCCCGCCGCCTGGTCCTGCTCGCCGATGACACCTTCGGCGGCCGCGCCGCCGCCGCGGACACCGCCGCCGCGGCCGACGAACTCCTCGCCGCCGCCGGCCCCGAAGCCGGCCTCTTCGCCGTGCAGTTCAACTACCCCGCCCCCGAGGGCCTGCTCGCGCGGCTCGGCCGCGGCGAGCGGGCGGGCTACGTCTTCGTCGAGAGCGTCAACGACCTGGATCCGGGCTTCGACGCCTCGATCCTGCTTCCTTGA
- a CDS encoding aminotransferase class I/II-fold pyridoxal phosphate-dependent enzyme, producing MNYGPSSRGGPPGLAEAAAAELAALPADGRRALPAWRRRGRFARRASAPSATPGGPGERRLLLDLSSNDYLGLSTHPRVVAAAVAATGRHGVGGGSSRLIAGGGPVHAALEASFAAFKHAEAAVLLPTGYHANLALLGCLAGPGDLVLQDKRNHASLLDAGRLCGADGRRWPHGRLDRLAALLRAGAGARRRIVVTDSVFSMDGDCADLPALCDLCEAHGAWLVVDEAHATGVLGAGGAGLAEHQGVTERVAATVSTASKALGSLGGLVSGPRPLIDLLANRARPLIYTTAAPPGVAAAIAAAVAVVRDEPHRRHRLAAISARLRRGLAAAGWPVAMDPTPILPLPCGTNAAALALSRRLRSAGFLAPAIRPPTVPPGTARVRLSLRCDLLDAELDRLRAAIGAPPQAVS from the coding sequence TTGAACTACGGCCCCTCCAGCCGCGGGGGGCCGCCGGGCCTCGCCGAAGCGGCGGCGGCCGAGCTCGCGGCGCTGCCCGCGGACGGCCGCCGCGCTTTGCCGGCGTGGCGCCGCCGCGGGCGCTTCGCACGCCGAGCCTCCGCCCCCTCCGCAACGCCCGGCGGGCCGGGGGAGCGCCGCCTCCTGCTGGACCTCTCCTCCAACGACTACCTCGGCCTCTCGACGCACCCGCGGGTGGTCGCCGCCGCGGTCGCCGCCACCGGTCGCCACGGCGTCGGGGGGGGCAGCAGCCGCCTGATCGCCGGAGGCGGCCCCGTCCACGCGGCGCTGGAGGCCTCCTTCGCCGCCTTCAAGCACGCCGAGGCCGCCGTCCTGCTGCCCACCGGCTACCACGCGAACCTCGCGCTGCTCGGCTGCCTCGCCGGCCCCGGCGACTTGGTCCTCCAGGACAAGCGCAACCACGCGAGCCTGCTCGACGCCGGCAGGCTGTGCGGCGCCGACGGGCGCCGCTGGCCCCACGGCCGGCTCGACCGCCTCGCCGCCCTGCTGCGCGCCGGCGCCGGCGCCCGCCGCCGGATCGTCGTCACCGACAGCGTCTTCTCGATGGACGGCGACTGCGCCGACCTCCCCGCGCTCTGCGACCTCTGCGAGGCCCACGGCGCGTGGCTCGTCGTCGACGAGGCGCACGCAACCGGCGTGCTCGGCGCCGGGGGCGCCGGCCTCGCCGAGCACCAGGGCGTGACGGAGCGCGTCGCCGCCACCGTTTCCACGGCGAGCAAAGCCCTCGGCTCGCTCGGCGGCCTGGTCAGCGGCCCGCGGCCGCTGATCGACCTGCTCGCCAACCGGGCCCGCCCGCTCATCTACACCACCGCCGCTCCGCCCGGCGTCGCCGCCGCGATCGCCGCCGCCGTCGCCGTCGTCCGCGACGAGCCGCACCGCCGCCACCGCCTCGCAGCCATCTCCGCCCGCCTCCGCCGCGGGCTCGCCGCCGCCGGCTGGCCCGTCGCGATGGACCCGACGCCCATCCTCCCGCTTCCCTGCGGCACCAACGCCGCCGCCCTCGCGCTCTCGCGACGCCTGCGGTCCGCCGGCTTCCTCGCCCCCGCGATCCGCCCCCCCACCGTCCCCCCCGGAACCGCCCGGGTGCGCCTCAGCCTCCGCTGCGACCTGCTCGACGCCGAACTCGACCGCCTGCGGGCCGCCATCGGCGCGCCGCCGCAAGCCGTCTCGTGA